In the Enterococcus saigonensis genome, one interval contains:
- the tpiA gene encoding triose-phosphate isomerase: MRKPIIAGNWKMNKTVAEAKEFALAVKDNVPSKDVVDSVIGAPALDLAPLNCKLKDSDVQLAAQNCYWENAGAFTGETSPAALAALGVPYVIIGHSERREYFHETDEEINKKAKAIFANGMTPILCCGESLETYEAGKTAEWIEGQITADLADLSAEQVSSMVIAYEPIWAIGTGKSADANIADEICGVVRQTVAKLYGSEVADKVRIQYGGSVKPENIAEYMAKENVDGALVGGASLQADSFLALLDAVK; the protein is encoded by the coding sequence ATGCGTAAACCAATTATCGCGGGTAACTGGAAAATGAATAAAACAGTTGCCGAAGCTAAAGAATTTGCTTTAGCTGTTAAAGACAATGTTCCGTCAAAAGACGTGGTAGATTCTGTTATCGGTGCGCCAGCATTGGACTTAGCACCATTAAACTGCAAATTAAAAGATTCAGATGTACAATTAGCAGCCCAAAACTGTTATTGGGAAAATGCCGGTGCTTTCACGGGTGAAACTTCACCTGCTGCCTTAGCAGCTTTAGGTGTACCATATGTGATCATTGGTCACTCAGAACGTCGTGAATATTTCCATGAAACAGACGAAGAAATCAACAAAAAAGCCAAAGCAATTTTTGCAAATGGCATGACACCAATCCTATGCTGTGGTGAATCTTTAGAAACCTATGAAGCAGGTAAAACTGCTGAATGGATCGAAGGTCAAATCACTGCTGATTTAGCAGACTTGTCTGCTGAACAAGTTTCAAGCATGGTGATTGCGTATGAACCAATTTGGGCAATTGGTACTGGTAAATCTGCTGACGCTAACATTGCAGACGAAATTTGTGGCGTTGTACGTCAAACTGTTGCTAAATTATACGGTTCAGAAGTTGCTGATAAAGTACGTATCCAATACGGTGGTTCAGTTAAACCTGAAAATATTGCTGAATACATGGCAAAAGAAAACGTTGACGGCGCTTTAGTCGGTGGCGCAAGCTTACAAGCTGATTCATTCTTAGCCTTATTAGATGCCGTTAAATAA
- a CDS encoding iron chelate uptake ABC transporter family permease subunit — translation MKSYGIKFLLLTILACLLVGLYLSYGTYGNWSFALALRGKKLLAFILVAILTTVSTITFQTLTQNKFLTPGILGIDQLYVLVQTGLFFLLGGVSLLAEKSTGLFLLNIILMAGLSVVFIIFFLGKSGKDLFTLLLVGMVASNLFSSISTFLQVLMDPNEYDLLQGQLFASFSNVSSHHLVISTGLLLIIVGFFWHFTPELDALHLGVDLAVNLGISVAFLQKLLLFFIAAATGIATALVGPTIFLGFVITTISYEVFPRDNHRQLFVGASLIAVIFLVGGQFLLEQVFGLKTTISILIQFIGGLFFIIKIILERKKG, via the coding sequence ATGAAATCTTATGGGATAAAATTTTTATTGCTAACGATTTTAGCCTGCCTTTTAGTAGGACTATATCTAAGTTATGGGACGTATGGAAATTGGTCTTTTGCTTTGGCCTTACGAGGAAAGAAACTTTTAGCCTTCATCTTAGTTGCGATTTTAACAACAGTTAGCACGATTACTTTTCAAACATTGACGCAAAATAAGTTTTTAACCCCTGGTATCTTGGGAATTGATCAGTTATATGTACTGGTGCAAACAGGCCTGTTTTTTCTACTAGGTGGCGTGAGTCTCTTGGCAGAAAAGTCAACGGGATTATTTTTATTAAACATTATTTTAATGGCAGGACTCAGTGTTGTTTTTATCATTTTTTTTCTAGGAAAATCAGGGAAAGACTTATTTACACTCTTATTAGTGGGGATGGTTGCCTCAAATTTATTTTCAAGTATTAGTACCTTTTTGCAGGTTTTAATGGACCCAAATGAATATGATTTATTGCAAGGGCAGCTTTTTGCTAGTTTTAGTAATGTTTCCAGCCATCATTTAGTTATCAGCACAGGATTATTGCTGATAATTGTTGGGTTTTTCTGGCATTTTACGCCAGAGTTAGATGCCTTGCACCTAGGGGTTGACCTAGCTGTCAATTTAGGGATTTCGGTTGCTTTTTTACAAAAATTATTGTTATTTTTTATCGCTGCAGCTACTGGCATTGCTACGGCTTTAGTAGGCCCCACAATCTTTTTAGGTTTTGTGATTACAACTATTAGCTATGAAGTCTTCCCTAGAGACAACCATCGCCAGCTTTTTGTAGGAGCCAGTTTAATTGCGGTGATTTTTTTAGTTGGCGGCCAATTTTTATTAGAACAAGTATTTGGTTTAAAAACGACAATCAGCATTTTAATCCAATTTATTGGTGGTTTATTTTTTATCATTAAAATTATTTTGGAAAGGAAAAAGGGATGA
- a CDS encoding iron ABC transporter ATP-binding protein has translation MIEIKEVSKVYQQKIVLDRIELQLPKGEIVAFIGPNGAGKSTLLSIMSRLQGEFSGELFIDNGEIRTWQSKELAKRLAILKQNNQLQARLTVAELVAFGRFPYSRGRLNKDDRRIISEAITAMSLTELAEVELQNLSGGQLQRAYIAMILAQDTEYILLDEPLNNLDMNHANHLMRLLKRLVKKTQKTIFLVIHDINFAAAFADTIVALKDGCLFKMGTVAEVITSEVLGELYDMNIRVCELMGKRVCMYFDATDISE, from the coding sequence ATGATTGAGATTAAAGAAGTAAGTAAAGTGTACCAACAAAAAATCGTTCTAGATAGAATCGAACTTCAACTTCCTAAAGGTGAAATCGTTGCCTTTATTGGTCCCAATGGCGCCGGCAAAAGTACGTTGTTAAGTATTATGAGCCGCCTACAAGGTGAATTTAGTGGGGAACTTTTTATTGATAATGGTGAAATCAGAACATGGCAGTCTAAAGAATTAGCCAAACGTCTGGCAATTTTAAAACAAAATAATCAATTGCAAGCGCGCTTAACGGTGGCGGAGTTGGTCGCGTTTGGTCGTTTTCCTTACAGTCGTGGTCGTTTAAATAAAGACGATCGGCGAATCATTTCAGAGGCGATTACAGCGATGTCTTTAACAGAATTGGCAGAAGTTGAGTTACAAAATTTATCTGGTGGTCAATTGCAAAGAGCTTATATTGCGATGATCTTAGCGCAAGATACAGAATACATTTTGCTAGATGAGCCTTTAAATAATTTGGATATGAACCATGCTAATCATTTGATGCGACTCTTAAAAAGATTAGTAAAAAAAACGCAAAAAACGATTTTCTTAGTTATTCACGATATTAATTTTGCGGCTGCTTTTGCTGATACAATTGTCGCGTTAAAAGATGGTTGCTTGTTTAAGATGGGGACAGTTGCAGAAGTTATTACCTCAGAAGTTTTAGGCGAGCTTTACGATATGAACATTCGTGTATGCGAGTTGATGGGAAAACGAGTCTGCATGTATTTTGACGCAACAGATATTAGCGAATAG
- a CDS encoding PH domain-containing protein, which translates to MMMLAAILIGVLIFFDIIMAFTLGLAGKPHKNIILENTLPKEVINDSEVKTLAKKYRVSLWQIAGIFSVLNLSLLFTQYESILMTLFWLLLLVPMGLFYGIEISYIRQMAQLKAKKGWQLPVSPTLIDTKLTIMKNKKALGFSYLVPAFLLTLLLVFAMFKIQNDGALIFSVSVCIGWLISFLLWYGIRRLPVAAPTSNERINRAYNDLTKHDWSIVAVGTSYMIILAMAMPFLASQLKGIWVQVIIWALLILICSLSGLLVWYLIRLRKKQDALLAQVEQYRYQGEDQYWRFGVYNNPSDHRLMIPDRIGLNITMNLGRPAGKIFMSAIGLLVIGILFATLIPIYIMDFNKEPFQAELKESTLVLKAPFATTSTIALAAIQEVTLTDSLKGSVERTSGYGGDNYNTGYYVVNDKKATLYLDKRSKPFLKISTKNRDYYFTFKQPKATKQLYQKLQKTIK; encoded by the coding sequence ATGATGATGCTTGCAGCAATTTTGATTGGAGTACTTATTTTTTTTGATATAATAATGGCTTTTACTTTAGGTCTGGCAGGGAAACCACATAAAAATATTATTTTAGAAAATACCTTACCAAAAGAAGTCATAAATGATTCAGAAGTAAAGACGCTGGCAAAAAAATATCGTGTTAGTTTATGGCAGATTGCAGGAATATTTAGTGTACTGAATCTTTCCTTGTTATTTACACAATATGAATCTATTTTGATGACATTATTTTGGTTATTATTACTTGTGCCAATGGGGCTATTTTATGGAATAGAAATATCTTATATTCGGCAAATGGCACAATTAAAAGCAAAAAAAGGCTGGCAATTACCTGTTTCGCCAACTCTAATTGATACAAAACTTACCATTATGAAAAATAAAAAAGCGTTAGGATTTAGTTATTTGGTCCCCGCCTTTTTGCTTACGTTGCTTTTGGTTTTTGCGATGTTTAAAATTCAAAATGATGGTGCACTAATTTTTTCTGTATCTGTATGTATTGGCTGGCTAATTTCATTTCTTTTGTGGTATGGCATACGACGCTTACCGGTTGCTGCTCCCACAAGCAATGAAAGGATTAATCGAGCGTATAACGATCTAACTAAGCACGATTGGTCCATTGTTGCAGTAGGAACTTCTTATATGATTATTTTGGCAATGGCAATGCCGTTTTTAGCCAGTCAGCTAAAAGGTATCTGGGTCCAAGTTATAATTTGGGCGCTTCTTATTTTGATTTGCAGTTTGTCGGGGCTGCTTGTTTGGTATTTAATTCGGCTACGAAAAAAACAAGATGCACTTTTAGCGCAAGTAGAACAGTACCGTTATCAAGGAGAAGATCAATATTGGCGTTTTGGTGTTTATAATAATCCGAGTGATCATCGTCTGATGATTCCTGATCGAATTGGGTTAAATATTACGATGAATCTGGGTAGACCGGCTGGAAAAATATTTATGAGTGCAATTGGACTTTTAGTAATTGGCATATTATTTGCAACGTTAATTCCTATTTATATAATGGACTTTAACAAAGAACCATTTCAAGCTGAATTAAAAGAGAGTACACTAGTTTTAAAAGCTCCTTTTGCTACTACGAGTACGATTGCATTAGCAGCTATTCAAGAGGTGACATTGACAGATTCATTAAAAGGATCAGTTGAACGAACCAGTGGTTATGGTGGGGATAATTACAATACAGGATATTACGTTGTAAATGATAAGAAAGCAACATTGTATTTAGATAAACGTTCCAAGCCGTTTTTAAAAATTAGCACCAAAAACAGAGATTATTATTTTACTTTTAAGCAACCAAAAGCGACCAAACAACTTTATCAAAAATTGCAAAAAACTATAAAATAG
- a CDS encoding phosphoglycerate kinase, whose protein sequence is MAKKTIEDIQLKDKKVLVRVDFNVPLKDGVIGDDTRIKAALPTIKYVIDNGGKAILFSHLGRVKTQEDKEGKSLAPVAKRLGELLGKDVTFVPETRGKELEDAIANMQDGDVLVFENTRFEDVDGKKESGNDAELGKYWASLGDVFVNDAFGTAHRAHASNVGIASTGIPTVAGFLMEKEIKFIGEAVENPKRPMIAILGGAKVSDKIGVIENLIPKADKILIGGGMTYTFYAAKGMKIGKSLVETDKIDLAKSLIEKAGDKLVLPIDNICAAEFSNDVPTQTIEGEIEGDVMALDIGPASIALFAETLAGAKTVVWNGPMGVFEMSNFANGTIGVCEAIANLEDATTIIGGGDSAAAAEQLGFADKFTHISTGGGASLELLEGKTLPGLAAINDK, encoded by the coding sequence ATGGCTAAAAAAACAATCGAAGACATTCAATTAAAAGATAAAAAAGTTTTAGTTCGTGTTGACTTCAATGTTCCGTTAAAAGACGGAGTTATTGGCGACGATACGCGTATCAAAGCTGCTTTACCAACTATCAAATACGTAATCGACAACGGTGGCAAAGCTATTTTATTTTCTCACTTAGGCCGCGTTAAAACACAAGAAGATAAAGAAGGTAAATCTTTAGCTCCTGTAGCAAAACGCTTAGGTGAATTATTAGGTAAAGATGTAACTTTTGTACCTGAAACACGAGGTAAAGAATTAGAAGATGCAATTGCAAATATGCAAGACGGTGACGTTTTAGTATTTGAAAACACACGTTTTGAAGATGTTGATGGTAAAAAAGAAAGCGGCAATGATGCTGAATTAGGTAAATACTGGGCATCTTTAGGCGATGTTTTTGTCAACGATGCGTTTGGTACTGCCCACCGCGCACACGCTTCTAATGTTGGGATTGCTTCAACTGGTATTCCAACTGTTGCCGGTTTCTTAATGGAAAAAGAAATTAAATTCATCGGCGAAGCTGTTGAAAATCCTAAACGTCCAATGATCGCTATCCTAGGTGGCGCTAAAGTTTCAGATAAAATTGGCGTAATTGAAAACTTAATTCCAAAAGCAGACAAGATTTTAATTGGCGGTGGGATGACGTATACTTTCTACGCAGCAAAAGGTATGAAAATTGGGAAATCATTAGTTGAAACAGATAAAATTGATTTAGCAAAAAGCTTAATTGAAAAAGCTGGCGATAAATTAGTTTTACCAATTGACAATATTTGTGCAGCAGAATTTTCAAATGACGTACCAACACAAACAATTGAAGGCGAAATTGAAGGCGATGTTATGGCTTTAGACATCGGCCCTGCGTCGATTGCGTTATTTGCTGAAACATTAGCTGGTGCAAAAACAGTTGTTTGGAACGGACCTATGGGTGTGTTTGAAATGTCTAACTTTGCTAATGGTACTATTGGTGTTTGTGAAGCAATTGCTAACCTTGAAGATGCAACAACAATCATCGGTGGTGGTGACTCTGCAGCAGCAGCTGAACAATTAGGTTTTGCTGATAAATTCACACACATTTCAACTGGTGGTGGCGCTTCTCTAGAATTATTAGAAGGTAAAACATTACCAGGTTTAGCTGCTATTAACGACAAATAA
- the eno gene encoding phosphopyruvate hydratase codes for MSIITDVYAREVLDSRGNPTIEVEVYTESGAFGRGMVPSGASTGEYEAVELRDGDKSRYGGKGVQKAVDNVNNIIAEAIIGYDVRDQMAIDKAMIELDGTPNKGKLGANAILGVSIAVARAAADYLEVPLYHYLGGFNTKVLPTPMMNIINGGSHSDAPIAFQEFMILPVGAPTFKEGLRMGAEVFHALKSILSERGLETSVGDEGGFAPRFEGTEDAVETIVKAVEKAGYKIGEDVRLGFDCAASEFYENGVYDYAKFEGEGGAKRTSEEQVAYLKELVEKYPFIITIEDGMDENDWDGWEKLTAELGDKVQLVGDDLFVTNTEKLSEGIERNVGNSILIKVNQIGTLTETFNAIEMAKEAGYTAVVSHRSGETEDSTISDIAVATNAGQIKTGSLSRTDRIAKYNQLLRIEDQLGEVAEYKGVNAFYNLKNK; via the coding sequence ATGTCAATTATTACTGATGTTTACGCACGCGAAGTCCTTGATTCACGTGGTAACCCAACAATCGAAGTAGAAGTATACACAGAATCAGGTGCTTTTGGTCGCGGTATGGTTCCTTCAGGCGCTTCAACAGGTGAATACGAAGCCGTTGAATTACGCGATGGCGACAAATCTCGTTATGGCGGCAAAGGCGTTCAAAAAGCCGTAGACAACGTAAACAACATTATTGCTGAAGCTATTATTGGCTACGATGTTCGTGACCAAATGGCAATCGATAAAGCAATGATCGAATTAGACGGAACTCCTAATAAAGGTAAATTAGGTGCCAACGCAATTTTAGGCGTTTCAATCGCTGTAGCTCGCGCAGCTGCCGATTACTTGGAAGTACCTTTATACCACTACTTAGGCGGTTTCAATACTAAAGTGTTGCCAACTCCTATGATGAACATTATCAATGGTGGTTCTCACTCAGATGCGCCAATCGCATTCCAAGAATTCATGATCTTGCCTGTAGGTGCGCCTACTTTTAAAGAAGGCTTGCGTATGGGTGCTGAAGTATTCCACGCATTGAAATCTATCTTATCTGAACGCGGTTTAGAAACTTCAGTCGGTGACGAAGGTGGTTTTGCACCTCGTTTTGAAGGTACAGAAGATGCTGTTGAAACAATTGTTAAAGCAGTTGAAAAAGCTGGCTACAAAATCGGCGAAGATGTACGTTTAGGTTTTGACTGTGCTGCTTCTGAATTCTATGAAAATGGCGTCTATGACTACGCTAAATTCGAAGGTGAAGGCGGAGCAAAACGCACTTCTGAAGAACAAGTAGCTTACTTGAAAGAATTAGTTGAAAAATATCCATTTATCATCACTATTGAAGATGGTATGGACGAAAACGACTGGGATGGTTGGGAAAAATTAACAGCTGAACTAGGCGACAAAGTTCAATTAGTTGGTGACGACTTGTTCGTTACAAACACTGAAAAATTATCTGAAGGTATCGAACGTAACGTTGGTAACTCAATCCTTATCAAAGTTAACCAAATCGGTACATTAACAGAAACATTTAACGCTATTGAAATGGCTAAAGAAGCTGGTTACACAGCAGTTGTTTCTCACCGTTCTGGTGAAACAGAAGATTCAACAATCTCTGATATCGCTGTTGCAACTAACGCTGGCCAAATCAAAACTGGTTCTCTTTCACGTACAGACCGTATCGCAAAATACAACCAATTGTTACGTATCGAAGACCAATTGGGCGAAGTTGCAGAATACAAAGGCGTTAACGCATTCTACAACTTGAAAAATAAATAA
- a CDS encoding MFS transporter: MNHSYSNKHALIFGFISVFLTGLGLTIVNPVLPFLVAPYVKVSQQASVVTCLAAAYATALFLAAPILGALSDHFGRRPILIISLIGAAIGYSIFGVGGSLRLLFLGRIIDGITGGEIAAIFAYFADITPVEKRTHYFGWISAIVGIGTALGPVIGGLLANFGNNTPFFVGAAISILNAAYGFFFMPESLPQERRSQNISFQRLNPLKQLVTILKLPIINRLLFTAFLLWLPNGGLQSIFSQFSIDTFAWKPTIIGLMFSLIGILDIVSQTFLMPLLLKHFSDQKIISLGMIAEIFGYLFIGSAYLTQRTIIFVLGMIIFSLGDAIFNPAFNGLLSKSADENRQGQVQGGAQSIQALARIIGPIVVGQLYHFSHFSPAVLGVVFIFCSFLFLQQSKPALHNKKL; the protein is encoded by the coding sequence ATGAACCACTCTTATTCAAATAAACATGCATTAATTTTTGGTTTTATTTCGGTCTTTTTAACTGGACTTGGCCTAACGATTGTAAATCCAGTCTTACCATTTTTAGTCGCACCTTATGTTAAGGTTAGTCAACAAGCAAGCGTTGTAACATGTTTAGCCGCAGCTTATGCAACCGCGCTGTTTTTAGCAGCGCCGATTTTAGGCGCATTAAGTGATCACTTTGGTAGACGCCCGATTTTGATTATCAGTTTAATTGGGGCTGCCATTGGTTATAGTATTTTTGGTGTCGGTGGCTCGTTAAGGCTGTTGTTCTTAGGACGCATCATTGACGGCATAACAGGTGGTGAAATCGCAGCAATTTTCGCTTACTTTGCCGATATTACGCCCGTTGAAAAACGAACACACTATTTTGGCTGGATTAGCGCCATTGTAGGTATTGGGACCGCACTAGGACCTGTTATCGGCGGCTTATTAGCTAATTTTGGTAACAATACCCCATTTTTTGTTGGGGCCGCAATTAGCATATTGAATGCAGCTTATGGTTTCTTTTTTATGCCTGAAAGCTTGCCACAAGAAAGAAGAAGTCAAAACATTTCTTTTCAAAGATTGAATCCTTTAAAGCAGTTGGTTACCATTTTAAAGTTACCCATCATTAATCGCCTTTTATTTACTGCTTTTTTACTTTGGTTACCTAATGGCGGCTTGCAGTCAATTTTTTCACAATTTTCAATCGATACTTTTGCTTGGAAACCGACAATTATCGGTCTGATGTTCTCGCTGATTGGTATTTTAGATATTGTATCGCAAACCTTTCTTATGCCCTTACTTTTGAAACATTTTTCCGACCAAAAAATCATCTCCTTGGGTATGATAGCAGAAATTTTCGGCTATCTCTTTATTGGTAGCGCCTATCTTACCCAACGGACAATTATTTTTGTTTTAGGCATGATAATTTTTAGTTTAGGCGACGCTATCTTCAATCCTGCGTTTAACGGCTTGCTGTCAAAATCTGCCGACGAAAACAGACAAGGACAAGTGCAAGGTGGTGCCCAAAGCATCCAAGCTTTAGCAAGAATTATTGGTCCCATTGTTGTCGGACAACTTTATCACTTTAGCCACTTTAGCCCTGCTGTTTTAGGCGTTGTCTTTATTTTTTGTTCTTTTTTATTTTTACAGCAAAGCAAACCTGCTCTGCACAATAAAAAATTATAA
- a CDS encoding GntR family transcriptional regulator has translation MLLEINTRSEIPIYQQLSEQIIMGIATGELAVGESLPTVRQLADEVGVNTMTISKSYNQLKEAGYLITDRRKGSIVTLPKPYQKDEKELLKSRLAQILAEAKVHQLKENEVNSFIKEIWSGFSESINSLE, from the coding sequence ATGTTACTAGAAATTAACACGCGTTCTGAAATTCCGATTTATCAACAATTAAGTGAACAAATCATTATGGGAATTGCCACGGGTGAATTAGCAGTTGGTGAAAGTTTACCAACCGTGCGGCAATTAGCCGATGAGGTAGGCGTTAATACTATGACAATTTCCAAATCCTATAATCAGTTGAAAGAAGCAGGATATTTAATTACCGATAGAAGAAAAGGCTCAATCGTTACTTTACCCAAACCTTATCAAAAAGATGAAAAAGAGTTGTTAAAAAGTAGATTAGCACAAATATTAGCTGAAGCCAAAGTTCATCAACTAAAAGAAAATGAGGTAAATAGTTTTATTAAAGAGATTTGGTCGGGTTTTTCAGAGTCTATAAATTCGCTTGAATAA
- a CDS encoding ABC transporter permease, producing MKKIGIFLLVILCLLSIFIGVGEMRLTGLIAGTKSQWLLLEETRLPRTVSIVLAGSMLSVCGLVMQKVLQNRFVSTSSIGMVDSARFGILLVMLFMPNSSIWQRSFVAFIFSYIGVLVFLFLTRLLPKNNPLIVPLTGMMFGNVIGALANFFGYQFQLVQNMSSWLQGNFATIMKEDYRLIYLTIPVFIIIFLLLQQIMVLSLGDDLAQNLGVNVKLMQFCVLGLVALGSSVVLIMVGSIPFLGIIVPNLVTWYFGDHLNHSLAFTAIFGANFLLICDLLARVLIAPYELPVSVVVGVIGGIIFLTLIIRRRKFA from the coding sequence GTGAAAAAAATAGGAATCTTTTTACTTGTCATTTTATGTCTGCTTTCAATTTTTATTGGTGTGGGAGAAATGCGTCTTACTGGTTTGATAGCAGGGACAAAGAGTCAGTGGCTTCTTTTAGAAGAAACGCGTTTACCTCGTACTGTCAGTATTGTTTTAGCGGGGAGTATGCTAAGTGTTTGTGGGCTTGTGATGCAAAAGGTATTACAAAATCGTTTTGTTTCTACGAGTTCGATTGGCATGGTGGACTCAGCGCGTTTTGGAATCTTGTTAGTCATGTTATTTATGCCCAACAGTAGTATCTGGCAACGTTCTTTTGTTGCTTTCATTTTCAGCTATATTGGTGTTTTAGTTTTCCTATTTTTGACCCGCCTATTGCCAAAAAATAACCCGTTAATCGTACCATTAACAGGTATGATGTTTGGTAATGTGATTGGTGCACTTGCCAATTTTTTTGGTTATCAATTTCAGTTGGTGCAAAATATGTCTTCGTGGTTACAAGGAAATTTTGCGACAATTATGAAAGAGGATTATCGTTTAATTTATTTAACGATTCCGGTGTTTATCATTATTTTTTTGTTATTACAACAAATTATGGTGTTAAGTTTAGGCGATGATTTGGCGCAAAATTTAGGTGTGAATGTTAAATTGATGCAGTTTTGCGTCTTGGGTTTAGTTGCATTAGGATCGAGTGTCGTTTTAATCATGGTAGGTAGTATCCCTTTTTTAGGAATAATTGTGCCAAATCTTGTGACTTGGTATTTTGGAGATCATTTGAATCACTCCTTAGCTTTCACTGCCATTTTCGGTGCCAACTTTTTATTAATTTGCGATTTGTTAGCTCGAGTGTTAATTGCCCCCTACGAGTTACCGGTTAGTGTTGTAGTCGGGGTGATTGGTGGCATTATTTTTCTAACGTTAATTATAAGGAGACGCAAATTTGCATGA
- a CDS encoding siderophore ABC transporter substrate-binding protein, with amino-acid sequence MKKIVLMMAATAMLLLAGCSNNGNADTQESAAAKNKSEVTIQDANGKITVPKTPKKVVVFDNSALDTMNSLGVGDTVVGAATDNLPDFLRDYKKVESAGGIKEPDLEKINALKPDLIIISGRQRDFQKDLEKIAPTIFFSTDNSNTWGSIQQQVTAIAKIFDKEEKAKEKINSLQKEIEATKKKAATSGKALVLLANEGNISAYGKGSRFGIVHDTFGFKEADDKIKASTHGQNVSYEYVLEKDPAIIFVVDRTKAIGGDDSQNNVAENELVKQTDAGKTQKVISLDPSVWYLAGSGLESVKIMLENVNRAF; translated from the coding sequence ATGAAAAAAATAGTTTTAATGATGGCAGCAACAGCAATGTTGCTATTAGCTGGATGTAGTAATAATGGTAATGCCGATACACAGGAATCAGCGGCTGCAAAAAATAAAAGTGAAGTAACAATCCAAGATGCCAACGGCAAAATAACTGTACCAAAAACACCAAAAAAAGTCGTCGTCTTTGATAATAGCGCATTAGATACAATGAATAGTTTAGGCGTTGGGGATACCGTTGTCGGTGCAGCAACAGATAACTTGCCTGACTTCTTGCGAGACTATAAAAAAGTTGAATCTGCTGGTGGGATTAAAGAACCTGACTTGGAAAAAATTAATGCATTAAAACCTGATTTAATTATTATTTCAGGACGTCAACGAGATTTTCAAAAAGATTTGGAAAAGATTGCACCCACGATTTTCTTTTCAACAGACAATAGCAATACTTGGGGCTCTATTCAACAACAAGTAACAGCGATTGCTAAAATCTTTGATAAGGAAGAAAAAGCAAAAGAAAAAATTAATTCTTTACAAAAGGAAATAGAGGCTACGAAGAAAAAAGCAGCGACTAGTGGAAAAGCATTGGTATTGTTAGCAAATGAAGGAAATATTTCTGCTTATGGCAAAGGTTCTCGTTTTGGCATTGTCCATGATACCTTTGGCTTTAAAGAAGCCGATGATAAAATTAAAGCTTCGACTCATGGTCAAAATGTTTCTTATGAATATGTATTGGAAAAAGATCCTGCAATTATCTTTGTAGTAGATCGTACCAAAGCGATCGGCGGCGATGATAGTCAAAATAATGTTGCTGAAAATGAGTTAGTTAAGCAAACAGATGCTGGGAAAACTCAAAAGGTAATTAGTTTAGATCCAAGTGTTTGGTATTTGGCAGGTTCTGGTTTAGAATCTGTAAAAATCATGCTTGAAAATGTAAACCGTGCATTTTAA
- a CDS encoding MarR family transcriptional regulator has translation MQRQQVLMSQLMDLTNELIWLNRPEMQSALKGYKLNEIELLEKIGLLTHPNVTKLANATYMTRGAISKLTKKLMEKELITSYQLPENKKEIYFRLTTQGEHINQTHQMLHQRFANRDKEVFTNMTDEEFDTVFRFIGRYREHLKKLPKSR, from the coding sequence ATGCAGCGTCAACAAGTACTGATGAGTCAACTGATGGATTTAACGAATGAATTAATCTGGCTCAATCGACCAGAAATGCAAAGTGCCTTAAAAGGGTATAAATTGAACGAAATTGAGTTGCTTGAAAAAATTGGATTACTCACTCATCCCAACGTAACCAAGTTAGCCAATGCTACTTATATGACTCGCGGTGCCATTAGTAAACTAACTAAAAAACTAATGGAAAAAGAGTTAATCACCAGTTATCAATTACCTGAAAATAAAAAAGAAATCTATTTTCGTTTAACAACTCAAGGAGAACACATTAACCAAACCCACCAAATGCTACATCAGCGCTTTGCCAATCGCGATAAAGAGGTTTTTACGAATATGACCGATGAAGAATTTGACACTGTTTTTCGTTTTATCGGCCGCTACCGTGAACACTTGAAAAAATTGCCGAAATCCCGCTAA